One Pseudomonas sp. FP1742 genomic window carries:
- a CDS encoding homoserine dehydrogenase codes for MKPVKVGICGLGTVGGGTFNVLQRNAEEIARRAGRGIEVAQIAMRTPKPQFQTTGIAITNDVFEVATNPEIDIVIELMGGYTVARELVLKAIENGKHVVTANKALIAVHGNEIFAKAREKGVIVAFEAAVAGGIPVIKAIREGLSANRINWVAGIINGTGNFILTEMREKGRTFEDVLAEAQALGYAEADPTFDVEGIDAAHKLTILASIAFGIPLQFDKAYTEGITKLTTADVNYAEALGYRIKHLGVARSTAAGIELRVHPTLIPADRLIANVNGVMNAVMVNGDAAGSTLFYGAGAGMEPTASSVIADLVDVVRAMTSDPENRVPHLAFQPDSLSAHPILPIEACESAYYLRIQAKDHPGVLAQVASILSERGINIESIMQKEVEEHDGLVPMILLTHRVLEQHINDAIAALEALAGVVGPVVRIRVEHLN; via the coding sequence GTGAAACCGGTCAAAGTAGGCATCTGTGGGTTAGGGACCGTCGGTGGCGGTACCTTCAACGTACTTCAGCGCAACGCCGAGGAAATTGCTCGTCGTGCCGGGCGTGGAATCGAAGTGGCACAAATTGCCATGCGCACGCCAAAGCCTCAGTTCCAGACGACCGGTATTGCGATTACCAACGATGTCTTCGAAGTGGCCACGAACCCTGAGATCGACATCGTCATAGAGCTGATGGGCGGCTATACCGTTGCCCGCGAGCTGGTACTCAAGGCCATCGAGAATGGCAAGCATGTGGTCACCGCGAACAAGGCACTGATTGCCGTTCACGGTAATGAAATTTTCGCCAAGGCTCGCGAGAAGGGCGTGATCGTTGCGTTCGAAGCGGCCGTGGCCGGCGGCATCCCGGTGATCAAGGCGATCCGTGAAGGCCTGTCCGCCAACCGTATCAACTGGGTGGCCGGCATCATCAACGGCACCGGTAACTTCATCCTTACCGAAATGCGTGAGAAGGGCCGGACCTTCGAAGACGTGCTGGCCGAAGCGCAGGCCCTGGGTTACGCCGAAGCCGACCCGACGTTTGACGTCGAAGGCATCGACGCCGCCCACAAGCTGACGATCCTGGCGTCCATCGCGTTCGGCATCCCGCTGCAATTCGACAAGGCCTACACCGAAGGCATCACCAAGCTGACCACCGCTGACGTGAACTACGCCGAAGCGCTGGGCTATCGCATCAAGCACCTGGGCGTGGCGCGCAGCACCGCGGCCGGTATCGAGTTGCGCGTACACCCGACGCTGATCCCGGCCGATCGCCTGATCGCCAACGTCAACGGCGTGATGAACGCGGTGATGGTCAACGGTGACGCCGCCGGTTCGACCCTGTTCTACGGTGCTGGCGCCGGCATGGAGCCGACCGCTTCGTCGGTGATCGCCGACCTGGTGGACGTGGTTCGCGCCATGACATCCGACCCGGAAAACCGCGTGCCGCATCTGGCCTTCCAGCCGGATTCGCTGTCGGCCCATCCGATCCTGCCGATCGAAGCCTGCGAAAGCGCCTACTACCTGCGCATTCAGGCCAAGGACCATCCGGGCGTACTGGCTCAGGTGGCGAGCATCCTGTCGGAACGCGGCATCAACATCGAATCGATCATGCAGAAGGAAGTCGAGGAACACGACGGCCTGGTGCCGATGATCCTGCTGACCCACCGCGTGCTGGAGCAGCACATCAACGACGCGATCGCCGCCCTGGAAGCCTTGGCGGGCGTGGTCGGTCCGGTCGTACGGATCCGCGTCGAGCACCTGAACTAA
- the dsbC gene encoding bifunctional protein-disulfide isomerase/oxidoreductase DsbC, producing MRLTQIFAAAAIALVSTFAVADDAADKAIRKSLENLQLEVPVETITASPLPGLYEVKLKGSRVLYASADGQYVVQGYLFQLKDGKPVNLTEKTERLGIAKLINGIPVAETVVYPAIGETKSHITVFTDTTCPYCHKLHAEVPELNKLGIEVRYVAFPRQGLGSPGDEQLQAVWCSKDKKAAMDKMVDGKEIKAAKCDNPVSRQFALGQSIGVNGTPAIVLADGQVIPGYQPAPQVAKLALGAK from the coding sequence CCTTTGCCGTCGCCGATGACGCGGCCGACAAAGCCATTCGTAAAAGCCTGGAAAACCTCCAGCTCGAGGTGCCGGTCGAAACCATCACCGCCAGCCCGTTGCCAGGCCTGTATGAGGTCAAACTCAAGGGCAGCCGCGTGCTCTACGCCAGCGCCGACGGTCAATACGTGGTTCAGGGCTACCTGTTCCAGCTCAAGGACGGCAAACCGGTCAATTTGACCGAAAAGACCGAGCGCCTGGGCATTGCCAAACTGATCAACGGCATTCCAGTGGCTGAAACCGTGGTCTACCCGGCCATCGGCGAAACCAAATCGCACATCACCGTCTTCACCGACACCACGTGCCCGTATTGCCACAAGCTGCACGCCGAAGTGCCTGAGCTGAACAAACTCGGTATTGAAGTGCGTTATGTCGCGTTCCCGCGCCAGGGCCTGGGCTCGCCGGGTGACGAGCAACTGCAAGCCGTGTGGTGCTCGAAAGACAAGAAAGCCGCCATGGACAAAATGGTTGATGGCAAGGAAATCAAGGCCGCCAAGTGCGATAACCCGGTTTCCAGGCAGTTTGCCCTCGGTCAGTCGATTGGCGTGAACGGTACACCGGCCATCGTTTTGGCCGACGGTCAGGTCATTCCGGGCTACCAGCCTGCGCCACAAGTCGCCAAACTGGCACTGGGCGCGAAGTAA